The Yamadazyma tenuis chromosome 2, complete sequence sequence CTCGATCAACTTAGGCAAGTAGTTGGtgtccttcaacttggaaatcaacacaATAGACTTGAGTCTCAATTTCCAGGAcccatcatcaaagtcttcTTGCTGGTTCTCAAGttcgtcatcatcactaAACTCCACCTCGTCTTCCTCGTTTTCTACATCAAAGTCAGAGTCGTCTTCCGACTTCATTGGGTTGTAATCGATGAACTTCTCGATAACATAGGTTACACTTAAATTGTAGTTGACAatgttgatcaagatatCCAAAGACACTTCTTTGATTAAGTTATCctcttggatttgatcGTAATCGAGGTCTTCCGGTTCGAAATTTAGGTGGTATTGTACTTGGTTGAAGAGCTCTTCAActattgaagttgtcaatggaatgttcaaattgtccaagttcttaACTAATGTTAGGGTCAATTCCAACTTATTGTAAGTGTACTTGAACGACTTGTTGGATTTATCGTAGTCCAAGTTAATGCAAGTCAATAGTGAGTCGAAAATCTCGGTATCTATATCAAACTTATTGgacaacaacaagtccaaTGCAAAAATGGCCTTTTTCCCAATAGAATTAGATACCTGGGCAAACGAAAGGTTTATCAAGTAGTTGGATAACTTCAAggattcttcaaacttAAACTCAGGACCGAAATtcttgatgagttcaatCAAAATCTCTATCATATCGTTTCCAATATCAGGTTTAGTCAACTGGGGTAATAACATCTCGATGATTTTTCGGGATAGGTTTGTGCTGAACAGaaagttggaattgaagatcaacttcaataccaTCAATGCTACCGGATCACCCTTTTCACTTTGCGCTTTTTGAAAGAGCTTCCATACGGTGTTGTGGATGCAAGACGAAGATACGTATGGTAAAATGATAGGGAATATTTTTGTAGTTTGACTTTTTACATCAGGATTCTGATCCTCTAAGAGCTTAAACAAAACTCCCACGAAGTCTTCGATTTGAGGACTGTGATGTTTATCCAAGAGCTTCTTTAGGTCTTCTAGGGCCATGAACCGCAAATCCGGGTCCACGTCCAATGCTTTATCTTTGATGGATCTGAATGTAATCATGTTACAACGGtaagttttggaaaaatgCGAATTTATGTATGAATCTATATAGTAGCAGTTTCTATGACGAGATTAGGAAAGTCGGAGTTTGTATCGTGAGAGTCGGAGGCGGATAAGTCTGAGtctgaatctgaatctGAGCCCGAACTATCTGAACTCGAGCTACTTGAATCCGAAtctgaatctgaatctgaatctgaatctgaatctgaatctgaatctGAATCCGAATCCGAACCTGAATCTGAATCTGAATCCGAACCTGAAACAGTCTCAGTGCCTGAACTCGACGAATCTGAATCTGAATTCCCTGTCTTCTTATCTTCCGCTTCCACCTCACTATTACGTTTACTGTCCACACCTGTTCCAGCACCTTCACTTGATTCCCGattctcttcttggttTTCTAAACCATCAAGCTCGACCACCTCTCCCATAgtcttcaagatcttctgGCACCGCAACGCGTGTTCCTGGGTGTAGGTAAACTTGggctcttcaacttcaatctctctcttttccaatttaGCCTGGATCTTTTTTTCGATATTCTccttcaccttcaccaTACTCTTGTTCCATTGTTCAATAATCTGTTTCAACTCCCCTATCAACCGGGTTCTTCCACCTCCTTGTATGGTGCTCAAATATGCGATCAAGTATTCTTCATAGTCATCCGGAACTGAATTTATATTCTTGATTATCCAGTTCTGTTTCTGCTTGCTGAACTTCCAGTTGGGTTTGTCCTCCACAAATTGCTTCAAGTACACATACTGGTCTTTGactggaggtggtggtCTTTTATCCTTTGGTAATTTTTGTCGTTTTGGAGGTTTTTTGGAGTCATTTACAGTGGTGGATGGCtgttttcttttctttaaACGATTTAATTGCTTTTGGTCCAAAGACTCCAAGTGCTTAATGCCTTCGTCCTGGTCAGCCTGTACCTGAAGCCCGAGTTTTTTCCATGCTGGTTCCATGGCTAAAATTTGTGATTGGAGTAAGATCGCAGTGAGATGGAGATGAGGTGCGAACAGAATGAGAAGGTGGAAAATTTTTATTATAGAACACACAGCATAATTTGCCTTTTGAAGCTACAGCTTTTAGCACCTGAGTTCAGAGCTAATGGGTGTAGGACATGATGCAATTAGCATGTGTTGGCATTATTTTGACAGAATTTATAGACCAGTGTAAATTTTGCTTCACACATTGCCTAGATGGAAGAATACATTGTTTGAGTCTGACATGGAATGTTTTACCTATGTTAGATATAGAAATATGTATACATTAGATATTGTAGTGAGCAGTTGTAGTTCTGGTTAGCACCAGGCTCATCCCATCCAATCGGGTGGTCCGCTGTGGAGTATTTTCTTAATATTCCAAGTTGTACTTGATTAATTTTTTATACCCATCGACTGCATCCACCAAGTCCTTGCTTTCTACATACTCGTGGTCCGAGTGTGCAACGTGAATAGTACCAGGACCGTACAAGTATCTTCTGGTCAAGTTATGGTGGTACAAGTTTGGAATATCGGTGGCATATGCCAAAATAATCGACTCGAAACCAGGCACCTCGTAGTCCAAATAAACGGGTGCAGACTCAAACGGAATGTCATAACTCAAGTGTTCAATACCATCCAACTTGGATCTCACTTTCTTATCCAAAGCCTCCAAATCAGAGGATACTCTAAAAAAAATCGAAGCATTTGCAAACGGTGGGATGACATTGGCAGCCACTCCCGCACTGATCTGGGCAATGTTCAATGTGGTGGGGCCCAACAACTCGTCCACGGGCCAATCTGAGGTTAAAAAGTCGTTCAAAACAGGAAGTAAGATTTCAGTGGCAGAAATCCCCAACTCAGGGTAACCTGAATGAGAAGCCTCCCCTTCAACATTGACATAGCACATCAAGATTCCTTTGTGGCCAACccccaacttcaattcagTGGGTTCACCAAAAATACCAATTTCCCATGAAGCATTGTAGCTGTGCCCAACACTCTTCATTCCAACCCCATCggtttcttcaccaaccacaaacaacaacgaCACGTCACCAGGCACAACATCACCCAGCTGGAGCATCGACAAGTACGTGAACACCTGCGTGGCCACCGAGGCCTTGGCGTCACAGCTACCTCTTCCATAAATCCTGGACCCATCGATTGAGTAGGGAAAGAACGGAGGAACCGTATCGATATGGCTAgtcaacaagatcttgctGTTTCTTTCGTCTCCCGCAAATGCATAAACATTGTATCTATTTTCAGCCGCCTTGTGCAACTCGACAGTAAGCCCATTGGAACTTAAAAACTGTTCGATGTACTGGGCCACTGCCAACTCGGACGGCTTAACAGAAGGAATATCGACAAGGTTCTTGTGGAACTCAAGCATCGACTGGCCGTTGACGTAGTAGTCATGGAGGTCAgtattgaagttgaacaccTGCTGGCAGTAAACGAGTGGAAGGATATAAAATATCCAAAGCATGGTGTATTTAAGAATATTTAAGGAAATTTAAGATATCTAGATAAAACTTGATAAAAATATGCGGCCCCGGCCGAATGCAAGAGACAGCAGAAACAGTTACTTTTCTtctgtttgtggtttggactcttgcttcttctgttggGTCTCGAGCTCCTTCTGTTTACTCTCAAGCCATTTGTTGAGCTTACCACTCAAGTCATCCGCAATCTCCTTGGACGTTCTGTCTTTATCGTCGGTCTGCTCCATTTGCTTCATGACATTCGCAAGGTAGTTGTGAGTGCTGTCGATATACTCCTCGAACTGAGGATACTTTTGCTTGTCGATGGAACcttt is a genomic window containing:
- a CDS encoding uncharacterized protein (COG:S; EggNog:ENOG503P276; BUSCO:EOG092644DY), producing MEPAWKKLGLQVQADQDEGIKHLESLDQKQLNRLKKRKQPSTTVNDSKKPPKRQKLPKDKRPPPPVKDQYVYLKQFVEDKPNWKFSKQKQNWIIKNINSVPDDYEEYLIAYLSTIQGGGRTRLIGELKQIIEQWNKSMVKVKENIEKKIQAKLEKREIEVEEPKFTYTQEHALRCQKILKTMGEVVELDGLENQEENRESSEGAGTGVDSKRNSEVEAEDKKTGNSDSDSSSSGTETVSGSDSDSDSGSDSDSDSDSDSDSDSDSDSDSDSSSSSSDSSGSDSDSDSDLSASDSHDTNSDFPNLVIETATI
- a CDS encoding M20/M25/M40 peptidase (COG:E; MEROPS:MER0026479; EggNog:ENOG503NUCZ) translates to MLWIFYILPLVYCQQVFNFNTDLHDYYVNGQSMLEFHKNLVDIPSVKPSELAVAQYIEQFLSSNGLTVELHKAAENRYNVYAFAGDERNSKILLTSHIDTVPPFFPYSIDGSRIYGRGSCDAKASVATQVFTYLSMLQSGDVVPGDVSLLFVVGEETDGVGMKSVGHSYNASWEIGIFGEPTELKLGVGHKGILMCYVNVEGEASHSGYPELGISATEILLPVLNDFLTSDWPVDELLGPTTLNIAQISAGVAANVIPPFANASIFFRVSSDLEALDKKVRSKLDGIEHLSYDIPFESAPVYLDYEVPGFESIILAYATDIPNLYHHNLTRRYLYGPGTIHVAHSDHEYVESKDLVDAVDGYKKLIKYNLEY
- a CDS encoding uncharacterized protein (EggNog:ENOG503PVTE); the protein is MSNTNNKESTAEQQQQMDELFNQLKGSIDKQKYPQFEEYIDSTHNYLANVMKQMEQTDDKDRTSKEIADDLSGKLNKWLESKQKELETQQKKQESKPQTEEKYLKFP